The proteins below come from a single Rosa rugosa chromosome 2, drRosRugo1.1, whole genome shotgun sequence genomic window:
- the LOC133733788 gene encoding uncharacterized protein LOC133733788 isoform X2, giving the protein MFYRGDGREMGAKRQRLDHRLDHRLDQGSSFYGSSPGSSYMFNPTPSAYAGQPPPFPVVKLRGLPFDCTEADVAEFFHGLDIVDILFVHKNSKVTGEAYCVLGYPLQVDFALQRNRQNMGRRYVEVFRSKRQEYYKAIANEVSDSRGASPRRNVPRAKSYDEGKDSAEHTGVLRLRGLPFSAGKDDIMDFFKDFVLSEDSIHFTMNSEGRPTGEAFVEFASSEDSRAAMAKDRMTLGSRYIELFPSSHEDLDEAVSKGR; this is encoded by the coding sequence TGATGGTCGTGAAATGGGAGCAAAGCGTCAGCGGCTTGACCACCGACTTGACCACCGGCTTGACCAGGGATCTTCATTCTATGGAAGTTCCCCTGGTTCAAGTTATATGTTCAATCCGACTCCTTCTGCATATGCTGGACAACCTCCACCTTTTCCTGTTGTCAAACTTCGTGGTCTTCCATTTGATTGCACAGAAGCTGATGTTGCTGAGTTCTTCCATGGTCTTGACATCGTTGATATTCTTTTTGTTCACAAGAATAGCAAGGTCACAGGGGAAGCCTACTGTGTTTTGGGATATCCCCTTCAGGTTGATTTCGCCCTTCAAAGGAATAGGCAGAACATGGGGAGGAGATATGTTGAGGTGTTCAGAAGCAAGAGGCAGGAATATTACAAGGCAATAGCAAATGAAGTTTCTGATTCTCGTGGTGCTTCTCCTCGCAGAAATGTCCCCAGGGCTAAATCTTATGATGAAGGGAAAGACTCAGCAGAACATACAGGGGTATTGCGGTTGAGGGGATTGCCATTTTCAGCAGGCAAAGATGATATAATGGATTTTTTCAAGGATTTTGTGTTGTCAGAGGACTCGATTCATTTTACAATGAACTCAGAAGGGAGGCCAACTGGGGAAGCATTTGTGGAGTTTGCGAGTTCAGAAGATTCCAGAGCAGCTATGGCCAAGGATAGGATGACTCTTGGAAGTCGATATATAGAGTTGTTCCCCTCATCACATGAGGATTTGGATGAAGCAGTTTCAAAAGGACGATGA
- the LOC133732208 gene encoding cyclin-dependent protein kinase inhibitor SMR9, which produces MAPSGRTRASRPKTARKARRTIFKKPVVVKPKQKIQKTPPPPNSPSKSSSLISGGLPQTESIDFEAVVHHDVSETSSPCSTPKAQRYRIPQIVSCPPAPKKQRVNSNCLFRRSPIAFFAPPDLELFFYFANRGISV; this is translated from the coding sequence ATGGCTCCCTCTGGAAGAACAAGAGCAAGCAGGCCTAAGACAGCAAGAAAGGCAAGAAGAACCATTTTCAAGAAGCCAGTAGTTGTCAAGCCAAAGCAAAAGATTCAAAAGACGCCTCCTCCTCCGAATTCACCTTCCAAGTCCTCCTCCTTGATCTCCGGTGGCCTTCCGCAGACCGAAAGCATAGATTTCGAGGCTGTTGTTCATCATGATGTCTCTGAAACTTCTAGCCCTTGCTCCACACCAAAAGCTCAGAGATATCGGATACCCCAGATTGTGTCATGTCCTCCAGCACCCAAGAAGCAAAGAGTGAATTCAAATTGCTTGTTTCGGAGATCTCCAATCGCCTTCTTCGCTCCACCGGATTTGGAGCTCTTCTTCTACTTCGCAAATCGCGGTATTTCAGTTTAA
- the LOC133732040 gene encoding elongation factor Ts, mitochondrial-like has product MAFCGGAKRSLGSLLSIRMLNGSSTTASAANGGCFSSCVSNTRVTETQIPLGLASTQCGSAVFLRRFSVEASDHMSLIKQLRQRTSAPIKDVKAALVDCNWEIEAALKELRRRGKVLATKKSSRMASEGLLALAHSDSKAALIELNCETDFVARNEIFQFLALALAKHALLLEGSSQQVSGVFPIASEHLQDLKLNLEHPKISGETTVQNAITEVAAVMGENIKLRRGFVMSTASHGVVSTYLHSSPQPGLGRIAGILSLEVEDKNAELDAIQRIGSELAMHVVAAKPLFLTKELVSTDALESEHEILKSQAESTGKSQMAIDKIVEGRLRKYYEEVVLMEQKFIVDDSVNVKTLLDKLSKEVGSPVKIKSFFRMEVGEGIQRLEESSTSENLAEAV; this is encoded by the exons ATGGCTTTTTGTGGAGGTGCCAAACGTTCTCTTGGTTCACTACTGAGTATTAGGATGCTTAATGGGTCATCAACTACAGCTAGTGCTGCCAATGGGGGTTGTTTTTCTAGCTGTGTTTCGAACACAAGAGTCACAGAGACACAAATTCCTCTAGGACTTGCCAGTACCCAATGTGGGTCTGCTGTCTTTCTTCGGAGGTTCAGCGTTGAAGCTTCTGACCATATGAGTCTCATAAAGCAACTGAGGCAGAGAACCAGCGCTCCTATCAAAGATGTCAAGGCGGCTCTCGTTGATTGTAATTGGGAAATCG AGGCTGCACTCAAGGAATTAAGGAGAAGAGGGAAGGTTTTGGCAACGAAAAAGTCGTCAAGAATGGCTTCTGAGGGTTTGCTTGCACTGGCTCACAGTGACAGCAAGGCTGCTCTTATTGAACTCAACTGTGAGACTGACTTTGTTGCTAGAAATGAAATCTTTCAATTCTTG GCCTTAGCTTTGGCAAAGCATGCTTTGTTGCTTGAAGGCTCTTCTCAACAGGTTTCTGGGGTCTTTCCCATTGCCTCTGAACATTTACAG GACTTGAAGTTAAATCTTGAACATCCAAAAATTAGTGGAGAAACAACTGTTCAGAATGCAATTACGGAAGTGGCTGCAGTAATGGGGGAAAATATTAAACTCAGAAGGGGATTTGTGATGTCTACTGCTTCACATGGTGTTGTTTCCACGTATCTTCATTCAAGTCCCCAACCAG GTTTGGGTCGCATTGCTGGGATTTTATCTCTTGAAGTAGAGGATAAGAATGCTGAGTTGGATGCCATTCAGCGCATTGGGTCGGAATTGGCAATGCATGTGGTGGCAGCAAAGCCTTTATTCTTAACAAAGGAACTTGTTTCTACTGATGCGTTAGAGAGTGAACATGAAATTCTCAAGTCTCAG GCTGAAAGTACGGGCAAATCCCAGATGGCCATAGACAAAATAGTAGAAGGTCGATTGCGTAAATACTATGAGGAAGTTGTTTTGATGGAACAGAAGTTTATTGTGGACGATTCTGTAAATGTAAAG ACACTATTAGATAAGCTATCTAAGGAAGTGGGATCACCTGTGAAGATTAAGAGCTTTTTCAGGATGGAAGTTGGAGAAGGAATTCAGAG GCTAGAAGAATCCAGTACATCTGAAAATTTGGCTGAGGCTGTGTGA